The Candidatus Binatia bacterium sequence CTCGCGTCGGAGTCCCCTCAACCGGTGTGACTCCCGGCTCGAGACTTTTCAGATTTTGGTGTTGGGCCTGGTCGCGGCGTTGTGTGTGACGGGGTGCAGTAAGGTTGGGGGTGGCGGGGTTGGGGGGCGGCATGCGTGGACGAAGCCGGGGCTGGTGCGCGTCGCCGTGCAGGGCGATCTCAAGAACCTCAATCCGCTGCTCAACTCGAACACGACCGACGTTTTCGTGGACCGGTTCATGTTCGAGCCGCTGCTGACGGCCGATCCGAACGGGAATCCGCTGCCGATGCTCGCGGTGCGGGTGCCGACGCTTGAGAATCGGGATATCAGCGCCGATGGTTTGGCGATTACGTATCGGCTGCGCCGCGACGCTCGCTGGACCGACGGCGTGGCGGTGACTTCGCAGGACGTGAAATGGTCCTGGCAGGCGATCATGAATCCGGATAACAACGTCGTCTCGCGCCACGGCTACGATTTCATCTCGTCGATCGACACGCCGAATCCGTACACGGTCGTCGTGCATTTGAAGCGGCGCTTCGCGCCGTTCGTCAACACGTTCTTCGCGGAGAGCGACCAGCCGTACATGGTCGCGCCGGCGCACGTTCTCTCAAAGTATGCCAACCTCAACCAGGTTCCGTTCAACGGCGCGCCGACCGTCAGCGACGGGCCGTTTAAGTTTCTCGAGTGGGCGCACGGCGACCACATCTCGGTCGTCCGCAACGATAAGTTCTTCATGGGAAGGCCGAAGCTGAACCGGGTGGATGTAAAAGTCATTCCGGACGAGGACACGGCGGTCAACTTACTGCGCACGCACGGGATAGACTTCATGTTTCAGGCGTCGCAGGAGACCTACGATCAGGTGCGCTCGCTCGACGGGATTCGGATCGTCTGGGTAAACGTCAACGGTTACTCCTACGTTCAGATGAATCTAGCGCGGCCGATTCTCAGCGATCCGCGCGTCCGGCTGGCGATCGCCTACGCGATCGATAAGCGGGAGTTGGTCAAAACGCTCACCTTCGGAACGCAGACGATCGCGACCGCGGATATTCCGGAGTGGATGTGGGCCTTCAATCCGCGCGTCCGCTCCTACCCGCACGACCCGGCGACGGCGCGCTCGCTCCTACGCTCGGCCGGCTGGTCGCCCGGGCCCGACGGCATCATGCGAAAGAACGGTGAGCGGCTCTCGCTCGTGCTCGCCACGAACAACTCGAACGTGACGCGGCGCCGGGAGTCGCTCGAGATTCAGGCGATGCTGCGCCAGATCGGCGTAGATACGGAGATCAAGTCGTATCCCGGCGACGTGCTCTTCGCGCCGGCCGGCATGGGCGGGATCCTACAGCTGGGCCGCTTCGATCTCACCGTCTCGGGCTGGTACGCGGGGATCGATCCCGACGACAGCAGTCAGTACGCCTGCGAGAACTTCCCGCCGAGCGGCTACAACTACTCGCGCTACTGCAGCCCCAAGATGCAGGCGGCGCAGCGCATCGCGCTCACGCGCTACGACCGCCCGTCGCGCACCGCCGCCTACTATCAAATTCAAGAGCTGCTCGTGCGCGACAATCCGGCGCTCTTCATCTACTATCTGCGGCAGATGGAACCCGTCAGCGTCGACTTTCAGGGGTTCGAGCCGAACCCCG is a genomic window containing:
- a CDS encoding peptide ABC transporter substrate-binding protein, whose translation is MRVAVQGDLKNLNPLLNSNTTDVFVDRFMFEPLLTADPNGNPLPMLAVRVPTLENRDISADGLAITYRLRRDARWTDGVAVTSQDVKWSWQAIMNPDNNVVSRHGYDFISSIDTPNPYTVVVHLKRRFAPFVNTFFAESDQPYMVAPAHVLSKYANLNQVPFNGAPTVSDGPFKFLEWAHGDHISVVRNDKFFMGRPKLNRVDVKVIPDEDTAVNLLRTHGIDFMFQASQETYDQVRSLDGIRIVWVNVNGYSYVQMNLARPILSDPRVRLAIAYAIDKRELVKTLTFGTQTIATADIPEWMWAFNPRVRSYPHDPATARSLLRSAGWSPGPDGIMRKNGERLSLVLATNNSNVTRRRESLEIQAMLRQIGVDTEIKSYPGDVLFAPAGMGGILQLGRFDLTVSGWYAGIDPDDSSQYACENFPPSGYNYSRYCSPKMQAAQRIALTRYDRPSRTAAYYQIQELLVRDNPALFIYYLRQMEPVSVDFQGFEPNPVVENWNAWQWNI